In one Maniola jurtina chromosome 13, ilManJurt1.1, whole genome shotgun sequence genomic region, the following are encoded:
- the LOC123871275 gene encoding uncharacterized protein LOC123871275 isoform X2, producing MMPPRKVNRSPVKAAEKKPRGRQKTVKPVLKTPSVVKVKLKLPTATTVDENVENEILLFEDVEVKNPVTKNYTITKKKEVKQAITKDAPVKKKGQAKGAAKNDTTVGTSGVQEHNPACDISQIDAILKTNDDIKEVKKPVTKNNTTVKRKNVKKATTKDAPVKKKAQAKVAAKNDNVETSVIRENTPICDKSQITPNYYKVLLANDVVKWQFPNNSKYENEQRNEKFWQVVEDKKQSTSKQSKPKKPPTKERANKHNVTSKDKSDYDSTKRKQPPKNVTKTYSPEKSDCKAILTSKDESMDDADNKTMINTKNTEQSIKRKHKLSLNRKTAKAGPLKKVVDSVKKEKVVCKKGKPVKSTTKNQGIVIGKSIENCNFDECADKMEQASISSVKSWTKDISSSSNSSFITVDSNNWHYFGNKIPVVQLNDIAENLIGNRNVVVADSVIRGNQKTTNATDQQYCGSLNLNNRWFSSFSSSNSNQKEFNFCSEQNRINNYCSTEIEENVADVTRSSLRLSTSSTSSSDSSSSSSSSDGASVSETSQKNLGQTSKIHENKLSEGEMSVNSKYKMILQNLNSKIKLTQLSFKNKSNRTITKHEQERISRINDTLKQETIVHKMCQSIAQIEIDDVDKYLIRGECLQTTNIPCPKTQETHYSKDNQIINEHDNRSEECIKQHDNLQQYCPAQEADAVAADEIAEKNDSNYHLSHNKSNLNALGDNDDDDALSLFAESLTGLEPCRRNSTFNSEMSNFEEYVPQPVIHTEQQRQKIIYQPTKISNNIEAEILQCKKHEADSTSVLIDFNKPNTQENNIYEDKVGNRSQNLPTSQDIVTKNTPAANKPRLMALYHGPVPWTRSVVLKGYCFFNTMSKCKKLHCKYPHEHPNVKDVKNTLQRISENSFIQEYMLMRNSPQLRRKYGLCFVEECIRRELTRILVEIAIDFIIRTSQQSTEDNVLKSEVVDTVLMYLNQVDLSTCDDLLNFNLQNDSADLLLCDYFMSVIAMSQNFSRFKSIFIKLTDLMYRNERKFSVDVAESILERFCILPYDDLLARALLIILKNTDVTIFSNAKIGDLEKQLKASNGDLYHELESIKEQALGGQPVLDNHHERTCKPPQSLEVDKMNTNNVGHMDKNIIRYSPDTTDLGHANKPPIKIQRNITTTFNRTVNIDKLQNLGAPKTIQNKFGTQVVNNTSFKWANPSTLKIGEKAKTNLNNTTEDGRKMWQWNNRSIFDTYSNRNRNNPPMWPQKAPFKRHSNWNFDGSPKKMKRYSGPSQYQSDMS from the exons ATGATGCCGCCCAGAAAAGTTAATAGATCACCGGTAAAAGCTGCTGAGAAGAAGCCCCGAGGCCGTCAGAAGACAGTTAAGCCTGTTTTAAAAACGCCATCAGTAGTAAAAGTAAAACTGAAGTTACCAA CTGCCACCACAGTCGATGAGAATGTCGAAAACGAAATTTTGCTATTTGAAG ATGTTGAAGTTAAGAATCCTGTCACAAAAAACTATACAATTACTAAAAAGAAGGAAGTGAAGCAAGCTATAACTAAGGATGCCCCGGTAAAAAAAAAGGGTCAAGCTAAAGGTGCAGCTAAAAATGATACAACTGTTGGGACAA GTGGTGTTCAAGAACATAATCCTGCTTGTGATATATCACAAATAGATGCAATTTTAAAGACAAATGATG ATATTAAAGAGGTTAAGAAACCTGTTACGAAAAACAATACAACTGTTAAAAGGAAGAATGTAAAGAAAGCTACTACTAAGGATGCACCTGTAAAGAAAAAGGCTCAAGCTAAAGTCGCGGCCAAAAATGATAATGTTGAGACAA GTGTCATCAGAGAGAATACTCCTATATGTGATAAATCGCAAATAACTCCAAACTATTATAAAGTTTTGCTGGCAAATGATG ttGTTAAGTGGCAATTTCCAAACAATTCCAAGTATGAAAACGAACAAAGAAACGAAAAATTTTGGCAGGTTGTAGAAGATAAAAAGCAATCTACAAGTAAACAAAGTAAACCCAAGAAACCACCAACCAAGGAGAGGGCGAACAAACATAATGTTACATCAAAAGATAAATCAGACT atGATTCTACAAAACGAAAGCAACCACCTAAGAACGTAACCAAAACGTATTCACCCGAAAAAAGTGATTGTAAAGCTATTCTGACATCAAAAGACGAATCTATgg atGATGCTGATAATAAAACGATGATTAACACAAAAAATACTGAACAGTCTATTAAAAGAAAGCACAAATTGTCACTTAATCGCAAAACTGCAAAGGCTGGACCTCTTAAAAAAGTTGTAGACAGCGTTAAAAAAGAGAAAGTAGTATGTAAAAAAGGAAAACCGGTTAAAAGTACAACAAAAAATCAGGGGATAGTCATTGGTAAATCTATTGAAAATTGTAACTTTGATGAATGTGCTGATAAAATGGAACAAGCATCTATAAGCTCTGTTAAGTCATGGACAAAAGATATATCTAGCTCTAGCAACTCATCTTTCATTACAGTGGATTCAAATAACTGGCATTATTTTGGTAATAAAATACCAGTAGTGCAACTAAACGACATTGCAGAAAACTTAATTGGTAATCGTAATGTGGTCGTTGCTGATAGTGTAATTAGAGGAAATCAAAAAACTACGAATGCAACTGATCAACAATATTGTGGCTCTTTAAATCTTAATAATCGCTGGTTTTCGAGTTTCTCAAGTTCGAATTCGAACCAAAAAGAGTTTAATTTTTGTTCAGAACAAAACAGAATCAATAATTATTGTAGCACGGAGATTGAAGAAAATGTTGCTGATGTTACACGCTCTTCATTACGTCTTAGTACTTCATCCACTTCTAGCTCTGATTCTAGTTCAAGTAGCAGCTCGTCAGATGGAGCGAGCGTTAGTGAGACTTCGCAAAAAAATTTAGGCCAGACATCAAAAATACATGAGAATAAGTTAAGTGAAGGTGAAATGTCTGTAAACagtaaatataaaatgatattACAAAATCTCAACTCCAAGATAAAATTGACCCAGCTTTCATTTAAGAATAAAAGTAATAGAACAATAACAAAACACGAGCAAGAGAGAATATCTAGAATTAATGATACTTTAAAACAAGAAACTATTGTGCACAAGATGTGTCAGAGCATTGCCCAAATAGAAATTGATGATGTTGACAAATATTTAATTCGCGGTGAATGTCTACAAACTACTAATATTCCTTGTCCTAAAACACAGGAAACCCATTATTCCAAAGATAACCAAATTATAAATGAACATGATAATAGAAGTGAGGAATGTATTAAACAACATGACAATCTTCAGCAATATTGTCCTGCTCAAGAAGCAGATGCTGTAGCAGCCGATGAAATAGCAGAAAAAAATGACAGCAATTATCACTTGAGCCATAACAAGTCTAACTTGAATGCCCTTGGggataatgacgatgatgatgctTTATCTCTTTTTGCGGAAAGTTTAACAGGATTAGAACCTTGTAGAAGAAATAGTACATTCAATTCCGAAATGTCCAACTTTGAGGAATACGTTCCGCAACCAGTTATACATACAGAACAGCAGCGCCAAAAAATTATCTATCAGCCAACgaaaatatcaaataatatcGAAGCTGAAATTTTACAATGTAAAAAGCATGAGGCGGATTCTACATCTGTATTGATTGACTTTAACAAACCTAATActcaggaaaataatatttatgaggATAAAGTGGGAAATCGTTCACAAAATCTACCCACATCACAGGATATTGTTACTAAAAACACTCCAGCAGCAAACAAACCGCGTTTAATGGCATTATATCACGGGCCAGTGCCATGGACAAGAAGTGTAGTTTTGAAGGGCTACTGTTTCTTTAACACTATGTCAAAGTGTAAAAAACTTCACTGCAAATATCCTCATGAACACCCTAATGTTAAGGATGTAAAAAATACACTGCAAAGGATAAGTGAAAACTCGTTCATCCAAGAGTACATGCTTATGCGGAACTCGCCGCAACTCAGACGCAAATACGGCCTGTGTTTTGTTGAAGAGTGCATCCGACGCGAACTTACCAGGATCTTGGTGGAAATCGCGATAGACTTTATTATAAGAACGAGCCAACAATCTACGGAAGACAACGTTTTAAAATCGGAGGTAGTCGATACCGTTCTGATGTACCTGAACCAAGTTGATTTATCCACTTGTGACGATCTGCTTAATTTCAACTTACAAAATGATAGTGCAGACCTGCTGCTTTGCGATTATTTCATGAGTGTGATTGCAATGTCACAAAACTTCTCGCGATTCAAATCTATTTTCATTAAACTAACGGATTTAATGTATAGAAACGAAAGAAAGTTTAGTGTCGACGTTGCTGAGTCTATACTCGAGCGTTTTTGTATCTTGCCTTACGACGATTTATTGGCTCGGGCTTTGCtgattattttgaaaaacacCGATGTCACTATATTCTCTAATGCTAAGATCGGCGATTTAGAAAAACAGCTTAAAGCCTCAAATGGAGATTTGTACCATGAGCTTGAATCGATTAAAGAACAAGCTTTAGGCGGTCAGCCGGTCCTGGACAACCACCATGAGCGTACATGTAAGCCACCTCAGAGCTTGGAAGTCGATAAAATGAATACTAATAATGTTGGACATATGGACAAAAATATCATAAGATACTCACCAGACACGACAGATTTGGGGCATGCG AACAAGCCGCCCATCAAGATCCAGAGAAATATCACGACGACCTTTAATAGGACAGTAAATATCGATAAATTGCAAAATTTAGGAGCTCCCAAAACCATTCAAAACAAATTCGGCACACAGGTTGTAAATAATACATCCTTCAAATGGGCGAACCcaagtactttgaaaattggcgAAAAAGCCAAAACGAATTTAAACAACACTACAGAGGACGGTCGAAAAATGTGGCAATGGAATAATCGCAGTATTTTCGACACTTACTCCAATAGAAATCGCAATAACCCTCCTATGTGGCCGCAAAAGGCGCCTTTTAAAAGACATTCAAATTGGAATTTTGATGGAAGCCCTAAG AAAATGAAACGGTATAGCGGTCCCAGTCAGTACCAGAGCGACATGTCATGA
- the LOC123871275 gene encoding uncharacterized protein LOC123871275 isoform X3: MMPPRKVNRSPVKAAEKKPRGRQKTVKPVLKTPSVVKVKLKLPTATTVDENVENEILLFEDVEVKNPVTKNYTITKKKEVKQAITKDAPVKKKGQAKGAAKNDTTVGTNIKEVKKPVTKNNTTVKRKNVKKATTKDAPVKKKAQAKVAAKNDNVETSVIRENTPICDKSQITPNYYKVLLANDVVKWQFPNNSKYENEQRNEKFWQVVEDKKQSTSKQSKPKKPPTKERANKHNVTSKDKSDYDSTKRKQPPKNVTKTYSPEKSDCKAILTSKDESMDDADNKTMINTKNTEQSIKRKHKLSLNRKTAKAGPLKKVVDSVKKEKVVCKKGKPVKSTTKNQGIVIGKSIENCNFDECADKMEQASISSVKSWTKDISSSSNSSFITVDSNNWHYFGNKIPVVQLNDIAENLIGNRNVVVADSVIRGNQKTTNATDQQYCGSLNLNNRWFSSFSSSNSNQKEFNFCSEQNRINNYCSTEIEENVADVTRSSLRLSTSSTSSSDSSSSSSSSDGASVSETSQKNLGQTSKIHENKLSEGEMSVNSKYKMILQNLNSKIKLTQLSFKNKSNRTITKHEQERISRINDTLKQETIVHKMCQSIAQIEIDDVDKYLIRGECLQTTNIPCPKTQETHYSKDNQIINEHDNRSEECIKQHDNLQQYCPAQEADAVAADEIAEKNDSNYHLSHNKSNLNALGDNDDDDALSLFAESLTGLEPCRRNSTFNSEMSNFEEYVPQPVIHTEQQRQKIIYQPTKISNNIEAEILQCKKHEADSTSVLIDFNKPNTQENNIYEDKVGNRSQNLPTSQDIVTKNTPAANKPRLMALYHGPVPWTRSVVLKGYCFFNTMSKCKKLHCKYPHEHPNVKDVKNTLQRISENSFIQEYMLMRNSPQLRRKYGLCFVEECIRRELTRILVEIAIDFIIRTSQQSTEDNVLKSEVVDTVLMYLNQVDLSTCDDLLNFNLQNDSADLLLCDYFMSVIAMSQNFSRFKSIFIKLTDLMYRNERKFSVDVAESILERFCILPYDDLLARALLIILKNTDVTIFSNAKIGDLEKQLKASNGDLYHELESIKEQALGGQPVLDNHHERTCKPPQSLEVDKMNTNNVGHMDKNIIRYSPDTTDLGHANKPPIKIQRNITTTFNRTVNIDKLQNLGAPKTIQNKFGTQVVNNTSFKWANPSTLKIGEKAKTNLNNTTEDGRKMWQWNNRSIFDTYSNRNRNNPPMWPQKAPFKRHSNWNFDGSPKKMKRYSGPSQYQSDMS; the protein is encoded by the exons ATGATGCCGCCCAGAAAAGTTAATAGATCACCGGTAAAAGCTGCTGAGAAGAAGCCCCGAGGCCGTCAGAAGACAGTTAAGCCTGTTTTAAAAACGCCATCAGTAGTAAAAGTAAAACTGAAGTTACCAA CTGCCACCACAGTCGATGAGAATGTCGAAAACGAAATTTTGCTATTTGAAG ATGTTGAAGTTAAGAATCCTGTCACAAAAAACTATACAATTACTAAAAAGAAGGAAGTGAAGCAAGCTATAACTAAGGATGCCCCGGTAAAAAAAAAGGGTCAAGCTAAAGGTGCAGCTAAAAATGATACAACTGTTGGGACAA ATATTAAAGAGGTTAAGAAACCTGTTACGAAAAACAATACAACTGTTAAAAGGAAGAATGTAAAGAAAGCTACTACTAAGGATGCACCTGTAAAGAAAAAGGCTCAAGCTAAAGTCGCGGCCAAAAATGATAATGTTGAGACAA GTGTCATCAGAGAGAATACTCCTATATGTGATAAATCGCAAATAACTCCAAACTATTATAAAGTTTTGCTGGCAAATGATG ttGTTAAGTGGCAATTTCCAAACAATTCCAAGTATGAAAACGAACAAAGAAACGAAAAATTTTGGCAGGTTGTAGAAGATAAAAAGCAATCTACAAGTAAACAAAGTAAACCCAAGAAACCACCAACCAAGGAGAGGGCGAACAAACATAATGTTACATCAAAAGATAAATCAGACT atGATTCTACAAAACGAAAGCAACCACCTAAGAACGTAACCAAAACGTATTCACCCGAAAAAAGTGATTGTAAAGCTATTCTGACATCAAAAGACGAATCTATgg atGATGCTGATAATAAAACGATGATTAACACAAAAAATACTGAACAGTCTATTAAAAGAAAGCACAAATTGTCACTTAATCGCAAAACTGCAAAGGCTGGACCTCTTAAAAAAGTTGTAGACAGCGTTAAAAAAGAGAAAGTAGTATGTAAAAAAGGAAAACCGGTTAAAAGTACAACAAAAAATCAGGGGATAGTCATTGGTAAATCTATTGAAAATTGTAACTTTGATGAATGTGCTGATAAAATGGAACAAGCATCTATAAGCTCTGTTAAGTCATGGACAAAAGATATATCTAGCTCTAGCAACTCATCTTTCATTACAGTGGATTCAAATAACTGGCATTATTTTGGTAATAAAATACCAGTAGTGCAACTAAACGACATTGCAGAAAACTTAATTGGTAATCGTAATGTGGTCGTTGCTGATAGTGTAATTAGAGGAAATCAAAAAACTACGAATGCAACTGATCAACAATATTGTGGCTCTTTAAATCTTAATAATCGCTGGTTTTCGAGTTTCTCAAGTTCGAATTCGAACCAAAAAGAGTTTAATTTTTGTTCAGAACAAAACAGAATCAATAATTATTGTAGCACGGAGATTGAAGAAAATGTTGCTGATGTTACACGCTCTTCATTACGTCTTAGTACTTCATCCACTTCTAGCTCTGATTCTAGTTCAAGTAGCAGCTCGTCAGATGGAGCGAGCGTTAGTGAGACTTCGCAAAAAAATTTAGGCCAGACATCAAAAATACATGAGAATAAGTTAAGTGAAGGTGAAATGTCTGTAAACagtaaatataaaatgatattACAAAATCTCAACTCCAAGATAAAATTGACCCAGCTTTCATTTAAGAATAAAAGTAATAGAACAATAACAAAACACGAGCAAGAGAGAATATCTAGAATTAATGATACTTTAAAACAAGAAACTATTGTGCACAAGATGTGTCAGAGCATTGCCCAAATAGAAATTGATGATGTTGACAAATATTTAATTCGCGGTGAATGTCTACAAACTACTAATATTCCTTGTCCTAAAACACAGGAAACCCATTATTCCAAAGATAACCAAATTATAAATGAACATGATAATAGAAGTGAGGAATGTATTAAACAACATGACAATCTTCAGCAATATTGTCCTGCTCAAGAAGCAGATGCTGTAGCAGCCGATGAAATAGCAGAAAAAAATGACAGCAATTATCACTTGAGCCATAACAAGTCTAACTTGAATGCCCTTGGggataatgacgatgatgatgctTTATCTCTTTTTGCGGAAAGTTTAACAGGATTAGAACCTTGTAGAAGAAATAGTACATTCAATTCCGAAATGTCCAACTTTGAGGAATACGTTCCGCAACCAGTTATACATACAGAACAGCAGCGCCAAAAAATTATCTATCAGCCAACgaaaatatcaaataatatcGAAGCTGAAATTTTACAATGTAAAAAGCATGAGGCGGATTCTACATCTGTATTGATTGACTTTAACAAACCTAATActcaggaaaataatatttatgaggATAAAGTGGGAAATCGTTCACAAAATCTACCCACATCACAGGATATTGTTACTAAAAACACTCCAGCAGCAAACAAACCGCGTTTAATGGCATTATATCACGGGCCAGTGCCATGGACAAGAAGTGTAGTTTTGAAGGGCTACTGTTTCTTTAACACTATGTCAAAGTGTAAAAAACTTCACTGCAAATATCCTCATGAACACCCTAATGTTAAGGATGTAAAAAATACACTGCAAAGGATAAGTGAAAACTCGTTCATCCAAGAGTACATGCTTATGCGGAACTCGCCGCAACTCAGACGCAAATACGGCCTGTGTTTTGTTGAAGAGTGCATCCGACGCGAACTTACCAGGATCTTGGTGGAAATCGCGATAGACTTTATTATAAGAACGAGCCAACAATCTACGGAAGACAACGTTTTAAAATCGGAGGTAGTCGATACCGTTCTGATGTACCTGAACCAAGTTGATTTATCCACTTGTGACGATCTGCTTAATTTCAACTTACAAAATGATAGTGCAGACCTGCTGCTTTGCGATTATTTCATGAGTGTGATTGCAATGTCACAAAACTTCTCGCGATTCAAATCTATTTTCATTAAACTAACGGATTTAATGTATAGAAACGAAAGAAAGTTTAGTGTCGACGTTGCTGAGTCTATACTCGAGCGTTTTTGTATCTTGCCTTACGACGATTTATTGGCTCGGGCTTTGCtgattattttgaaaaacacCGATGTCACTATATTCTCTAATGCTAAGATCGGCGATTTAGAAAAACAGCTTAAAGCCTCAAATGGAGATTTGTACCATGAGCTTGAATCGATTAAAGAACAAGCTTTAGGCGGTCAGCCGGTCCTGGACAACCACCATGAGCGTACATGTAAGCCACCTCAGAGCTTGGAAGTCGATAAAATGAATACTAATAATGTTGGACATATGGACAAAAATATCATAAGATACTCACCAGACACGACAGATTTGGGGCATGCG AACAAGCCGCCCATCAAGATCCAGAGAAATATCACGACGACCTTTAATAGGACAGTAAATATCGATAAATTGCAAAATTTAGGAGCTCCCAAAACCATTCAAAACAAATTCGGCACACAGGTTGTAAATAATACATCCTTCAAATGGGCGAACCcaagtactttgaaaattggcgAAAAAGCCAAAACGAATTTAAACAACACTACAGAGGACGGTCGAAAAATGTGGCAATGGAATAATCGCAGTATTTTCGACACTTACTCCAATAGAAATCGCAATAACCCTCCTATGTGGCCGCAAAAGGCGCCTTTTAAAAGACATTCAAATTGGAATTTTGATGGAAGCCCTAAG AAAATGAAACGGTATAGCGGTCCCAGTCAGTACCAGAGCGACATGTCATGA